ATATAAGCTTCACGAAAGCATCAGGATCCTTTGCTCAGTGCAGCATCCCCAGGGTCTATCGGTGCCTGAAATATGGTAtactgcttaataaatattagttgaatgaatgaattttaggTAAGCACTTTCTATCccaagtgccaggcactgggatgGAAAGGTGAATGATGAATAGGATCTAGTTCTTCCCCTTGAGGAACTTACAATTTAGCGATGAAGGAGACATATATACaactaatagaatggaatgtgatatgggcTTAATGTGTTTGAGGAAAACTGTGGAGTGGAGTAGCTAGAGATAAGGCAGGAGAGATTGGGACCAGATGCTGAGGGCCCTTGAGCTTCAGGCTAAGGAGCTGGTTCTCCATCTCAGCACTCACTATGGAGTTCtaaatagaaatggaaagaagaaatggatCTAAAATTAGAACTGAAACAACTTAGTGACTATCTGGATAAAAGGAACTGAGGAGTTCTAGGTTTCTAGGAAATGCCACTGGCCAGATACAAGGAAgaaaaagttggaagaaaaatatAGTAAATCTGGTTTCACGCAAATTGAGTTTGAGGAACCTATGACCACCACACTAAGTCATAATTTCTCTGGTGACTTGGAAACTCTATAGTCCTGCTCCTTGGCTTTCTTCTTCAGGTGTTCACCATGTCCCAGTAGAGCTGAGCCACATGTATCACACATAGGTGCCACTGTGTTAGCCATGATTTAGCCATGCATGAAAAATCCTTACATCTTCAGCCTTCATAAAATCTGTAAGTTTAATATGTTCTTTATCATGCTTTCTTAAAACAAGGGATACCTGTTTTGCAGTGAAGTCTGACACAAATGGAGAGATTTCCCAGGAATTTTTCCTAGTCAGTGGCTTGAAAGTCCAATTCTAAATGGGGAGACAAcattatttacaattttaaaaaccaaaaaagttcTCAAGGACAGGTATTATTGTTGCTTTCCATTTTGAGAGGTCATGGAAATCCCATGTGGATTTacgtatatataaacatatatacatacggaTATGCAGGGGAGACATTAAGAATGAAAGGAGGGAAAAATTtaagtacaaaaaaaatcaaaacctatGTTTAATAGTAAAGGACAATTGTATACAATATAAAGATAGAACCAAATGTCACAATGTCACAAATTCAAGATGAAGATTTTCCAGCACCTCAAACATTTGGTTAAAGGGTTTATTGCTGGGAGTTTTTGGCCAAATTCCAGTGATCTAATTTCTTAAGTAAGTGATCCTCTAGTTCCATCCCATGATTCTTCtctaaaaaagtagaagaaactgAAATAAGAAGGATAGACTGATTTTTTAAGGGATCCAGGACTTctaaaatcaaagtaaaaatatCCTGTTGGGACTTACTGGCCAAATAGGCTTAATTTGGAGAAGTCGTATAAAACAGGCTCCTAAGTGGCACACCTCCTAGTGGAGATTGGGGACGGGGTCAACACTCAGAAGAGTCAAATACAAAAAGAGGGAGAAGTTAACTCTCTGCTAAGAATATCCCATAACCAGAAGGATCAATTTCTCCAAAATGCCAGATAAATAAATCTGCTATATTGCAATAACCAAATAACTAGAAACAAAGGGTCCCTCTGACACTATGAAAGATTTTAACCTTCTCTATGAGAGCCAGGAAAAGGTAGTTTATCCATCTTCACTGCTTGATGCGTCATCTGTATCTTTCTTCCTACCTCCTACCTCCTACCTGTCTGGTGGGCCAAATACACTGAAGAGAGGTcacagggagagagacaggaaacCAGCGATGGACCCCAGTAGAAGGACAGGGTGGATGATGCTTAGGATGATCATGATGATTCTGCTTTCATTTCCCACATCCCTATCCCGCCAGAGGTGAAAATCAGAGAGGACTTAGTTGGATGCATTCTGGACACAAACGCTCTGAAgctaataaaattcaatataattGGCCCATCCAATTATGTTAGAATCAAATAAAATGTAGTTGTATATGTGTATGACAACAGAAATCATCTAGACTGAGACGCCATTACTCTGTTTGTGAGAAAAACAAGGCTCCTGAGATGTAAGCATCCACCCAACCCACTCAGCAAGTTGGACACACCTGAGGCCAGACcccaggctgcctgcattccAGCACTGAGTTAATTTTGTCAAATCAACTGGTTTCTTGCTTTGagcaatttaaatatataaatgactaCAGTATTGGCAATAAGTACCAGGAAAACACAAAATCAtaaagcttaaagagaaatagATTTGAGGAAAATTTCCTGTTGGGAAAATTGTAattattaatatactttaagaAAATTAGTTTTATGGTTAAGAGGATActttataagaataaaattacTTAAAAGTCACAGTTCTGTGAAAGATTCGGATTTGTAACTGTTAAGACTTACTCAAAGTTATATTGTGGGGTAGTAAATTATTTgcttgaatttaaaaattttgatgaaaAACCGGAAAAAGAGCaaacttacaaaaacaaaacaacaaatatcaGGGAAAACCCAGGAAGCATAATTTGAGTTGACCTTGCCTTTGTACAGTACTGGTATTTTGATCCAATGGGATTTtaggaaaaaagtttaaaagtcaaaaaggcaaaagcagaactaaagTTTGGCGgcaaaaataatgcatttaataAACTCTAAGTATCTTGTATTTCTAAAGCCTATTCCTATTTATTAGCCTCTTAAAactaaaggaacagaaaaaaaaggtcTTCCCCCAAATTAAATGCAGCGCAGACCAACAATTCTATTTCAGATTCAGCTTAAACTCTAGGACTGTCAAACCGTCTGTAAATAAACATTGATTGGTTAAATGGCTTTCTTTATACCAGTTAAGACCGTCCATCCCTGGGAAAGTGTCAGGAActgcttttatttcaatttgtagatatataatatatcaggTTAAAAAAAGAGTCATTATAAAACATACTAGGAAAAACCTTATCATTTCTGTCAAAGAACGTTCAGCATGAACTCTTAGtgtgcattttgttttcttgctgtaaGATGAATTCGTTAATATTTAACCACATGGTGGATCATGAAACACACTCCACCGGAGAGAAACTCAGCTCTTTAACAAACCAATTTCCAACCCTCATTCATGGAAACCATAAGGTGTTCCTTTAACTAAGGAGAAAATCAAACATCAGTGAAGGGACAATGTAGGCAACCTGAGTAAACAGCCTGTCTGAGGGGGTCCATGTTGAGTTTAGAGCTTCGGATGTGAAAGCCACCTTGGATACACCTGGAACTAAGTGGGAGTTGCCTACTTAAAACTCTGAGAAATTTGAATGGAACAGTCACATATTGCTTTAAGTAGTAGTAGTAGAAGGTGGGAATCCATTCAGGTCCATCCACTTCCCACCTACCCAAAGTCATACCCAGAGGGTATTGTTTTCCCAACAACCCAAGCCACTCTGGAACAGGTGTTCTGAATTCTGTGTGAAACATCTTTAAATACATATTGCTAAGGCTCCAGATGTCTGACTCTGTGTGGGAAAAGCTATGCAGCCAATTTATAGTGCTTAGGCCAACTGTCGATTTATTTAATGGGTTAGTAACACCAACCAAGACTAGGTGGTTGATCTGTTGTTCAATAGCCTGTACTGTCTGAAGATGTCTGAGAGTTTTCTTTCTTAGTAAGTGAAAACAGAGCATCATCTCTAACAGTCTTATTCATTATCCTGTATGAATCTTGCATAAAACAGGCAACaaacaacattttcttttaaagcttCCAGACAGTAAGTTAGTCCAACAGGGTatgtgtttaaaaaagaaaaaaaaatagtatgttttGATCCCAGCAAGTTgataaatttcatttataaataataattagatGTTTGAGTGCAAATCCCATAATCATTGAATCTTAGAGCTTTTACTTGACTTACTTGTATTTTAAGAGCAGCCACTGAATTAACCAGAGTCCTACAAGGATCATGCCATTAATTTCACAAATAGAAAAGGCCCACTGCACCCGGTTAAAATGGTCAAAAAATGTGTCCGGTAGTGGAGGCTGCACCTCCTTAGGAGGTACTCGTTCGTGGACGACCGAGATCATCACTGTGGTGAGAACAAAACAGGAAAGTGCGTAAAGAAAAGCCAGAAAAGTCTTGCCCCACTCCATGGGGTACTGAGAGCGCTCCAGTTCTGGCATGGGGATCTTTATCATCTCTTTCCTATACCCATTTGGCATCCCGTTGGGTTTAATCTTGATGCTGAAGCTGCCGTCGGGGGTGGGGATGTCTACGCCAACATTGAGGTGCCCGTTGGCATGGCCGTTCTTGTGTGCTTCCAAATGGTGCTCCATTTTCAGGGTTTCTATCATGTCCAGGAGCCGCTGCCCGTTGTCAGAGGAGACTCGGCACAAGGGGGGTTTTTTGAAATCCTCTTGGGTTAGGTTGATCAAGTCCTGGCCTGTGAAATGCTCCAGAGGCTCACAGTATTCTGGCATAGCATTCTCCAGCAGCCAGTCTGCCACCTTCTTGGGTGACCAATAAACCACTTCCTTCATTGTACTGGCAGACAGCAGGCAGTCCCCAGCTCACTCTTGGCAGGTCAGCAGTCACTGTTCCGACAGGGCAGGACACTGTCCTGCCTCGGCTCGTTCATCCTGTGGGGCCTCATGAGCAGAGACTTGTTTGGCAAGATGGTcggggcagtttttaaacacctCATGTAGCTGTCTAGGGTTCCTGAGCGCCCAAGCATTAATTCACCTCATTTTTGAGCAGGATTCTTCCTTCTGtgaaagcaagagaaaatatCAAGATACTGTACTTCCAAATTACCCCTCTCAAAATGCAAAGACATATACATAAGGAAAGTAGAAAACCAGTGATTGGTAAACTTAATAGTTCTCAAACATGTATTCGTTTCAGGGACTGAAACTGATTTCCTGGTTATTAGTCTTTTGCGACACACATTGAATTGGATCTGAAAATGGATGTTGTCAAAGGAGACATATTTTATAGAATTTCCAAcggtcggccgggcgcagtggctcacgcctgtaatcccagcgctttgggagaacgaggcgggcggatcacgaggtcaggagatagagaccatcctggctaacacggtgaaaccccgtctctactaaaaatacaaaaaattagccgggcgtgatggcgggcgcctgtagtcccagctactcgggaggctgaggcaggagaatggcgtgaacccgggaggcggagcttgcagtgagccgaaatcaggccactgtactccagcctgggcgacagagcgagattccttctcaaaaaaaaaaaaaagattttccaaTGGTCTATTTTCTAAGAAGCAACTTGACAGTGCTTTGGACACGTTTCAACCGGGTCAAGAGACCAGGTATTCTCTTTGTCCTTACATACTTCCtgagataatttaaaagaataaaatatatttgcttacTCTACCTCGTGAAGAATGTTTAAACATGTACATAACATACAGCAACTCATAGAATTGCTGAGCTTCAAAATCAActggtttaatatttttatattctttaaaaaaaaaaaaaaatcagtgaatccccTTTTCCATTTGTGCTTAGGtcccaaatatataaaatatctacaaaTGCCGCTGCTTGGGTTGAAGCACATGTGAAGGGCCAAGGTCCTGACTGCTCTGTTGATCTTTCTTAATCTCAGCCCCTCTCAGGTTCTGTGGGATCCCACAGTTTAAAAATTAAGGATCTGATCCAACTCCttcatttataaatgaagaatGTGAGTTCCAGAAATGTCAAGAAACTTGCCCACGGCCAAGTGGCAGTCTGCATAGAAGAGTTACAAGTTAAGTTTCTGAGTTCTAGTTCAGTGGAtttacttattaaaatattttattaactatgTGAAAATAACCAAATGCATATCTGTAGGGAAGATTCTAAAGCAggattcaaaattttataaatttatgcataaatagatatatacacatgtataatgtgtatatataatacatataactgTAACTATGGCTAACTATGGTACACAGGTTGAGAATCCCTAGTGCTAAAgctca
This genomic stretch from Pongo pygmaeus isolate AG05252 chromosome 8, NHGRI_mPonPyg2-v2.0_pri, whole genome shotgun sequence harbors:
- the SGMS1 gene encoding phosphatidylcholine:ceramide cholinephosphotransferase 1 isoform X1, with amino-acid sequence MKEVVYWSPKKVADWLLENAMPEYCEPLEHFTGQDLINLTQEDFKKPPLCRVSSDNGQRLLDMIETLKMEHHLEAHKNGHANGHLNVGVDIPTPDGSFSIKIKPNGMPNGYRKEMIKIPMPELERSQYPMEWGKTFLAFLYALSCFVLTTVMISVVHERVPPKEVQPPLPDTFFDHFNRVQWAFSICEINGMILVGLWLIQWLLLKYKSIISRRFFCIVGTLYLYRCITMYVTTLPVPGMHFNCSPKLFGDWEAQLRRIMKLIAGGGLSITGSHNMCGDYLYSGHTVMLTLTYLFIKEYSPRRLWWYHWICWLLSVVGIFCILLAHDHYTVDVVVAYYITTRLFWWYHTMANQQVLKEASQMNLLARVWWYRPFQYFEKNVQGIVPRSYHWPFPWPVVHLSRQVKYSRLVNDT